The following DNA comes from Augochlora pura isolate Apur16 chromosome 6, APUR_v2.2.1, whole genome shotgun sequence.
TTCtagaatcaataaaaataactacaaGAAATACCgaaaaattaagatattatCATACATATAACAACAGTAAAAGTAACTTTCAAAATATGTGTTACGTTTGAGATATGTGCCTACGGTTCATAATGTATGGATGCGTGTATCATTTAATGTaacatataattgtaatatagaCTGTAAGtatattattctgtaataatatataatgtatgttTGTAATATAGTGTGTATATAAGGTATGTAATGCAGTACATTGTATATATGGATTGTGACTTCAggttgcaataaaattaaaattaaataaaattaaaaagaaatactaTTTACTTCCGCAAACCACAATTGCTAGCAACATATGATTGTAAATAGTAGATATAGAAACAagaaatactgtaatatatgtaataaaacatcatttatttactattttcataTAACATAAAGAAacgattcatttttcattaatattattatttattaatttaaatgattaaaatagaaaactttAACTATTTACATTCACCGGAAACATGAGGTTTCCACCACAAAGTCGCGGAGTCGCTTCTTccaaatatagtataacaaacaaaaattaatttagtaagaaaaaataaccaaaaattatataaataaagataactGCAAAATTTTACGGGTTTGACGACAATACcctttacatttttattatactggAAGAAGAGCGAACAAACCAGTTTCGCATGTCAACACATTAAACCAAATGTGCACTGACAGTGATCTCCATCGATTTTTACAACTAACCAATGGAGCGACGTTATGCCTGGTTATGTTGACCTCGAACGCAACTGGTACCTTACAAGTACCTTTGCGTCCACCCGTCAAACCCACTGATTccgaaatcgaaaaatattccttaTATAATAATCGAGGTCATTTTGAGAACTAGTGAGaaaacctgacataacctgccTTCTATAAATAGATGTTTGAATTAAAGCAGAGATATCCTAACATTCAACTTCCAACATCTCAGTCTCTACAATCTGTACAGTTGTTATTACTTATAATCGAATCAGTAAAAATGACTGTTTACTTGACTCTTTCataccatttttaaattgtgttcGATCATGTCACTCAAGACTCGAGTTCACCGTAGCGATCATTGATCATAGCGGATACAATGTGACACTTAACCTTGTTTGCTATTGTTTTGACTGATATTGTTTCTGGAAAATCTACCTATGTTTTTGTTACCtacttataaaagaaaaatcagtaATCAATTAACAACAATGACTGAATCAACTTTTTCGAAATCAATGAGCGAACCGCAACTTGTTCGTAATGAACCTGTGAATCATACTACCGGTatgtataatttgaaatactttaatttaacGTTGTTTAaaacttaaataatatattttaaaaattcgacaaaTGATGCACGGTTTTGGAGATAGCAGTGAGCCTTTAATGGAATCTGCAAGAATTGTAGAAGAAGTGGTTTTACAAGAAAGGAGGACGATTGTAAGAAATGCTTACGATATTTCGTATACCGAAAATCATATCCCCTAATATTAGAGGAATCCAATTatggtatttattttaaggaattttatatactatattataatgaatttgttgatatataattttgtttttatataggaGAGCACCGATATAGAAAGAACAAAGTGGTATAACACACTACTTCCAACTGATGCTTTATTTAAGGCAAATATGGTAAGCTATTATTACTTCGGTTTCCAATTAAATACAGTTCTACTTCTACttgttattagttttattttatcattattaaatacttatatgaatgaataaataattgtgctACATTCTTGTGACAGGTAATGAGTACATTGCCTCGTGCATGGTTACAAGGTGAAACAATAGAACATTTTAGAATGTTTGCTATACTTATCCAACAGCTTAGTGAACAATTGGATAAAGCGAATCTAGCGCACAAGTAAGTATAAATTATCAAGTCAAATTCTaccaattcaattttatagtttacacaattgtaagaaattaacATATAACATATCAGTAACATTTACTGTTCATTatactaacaataaaattaataagtagATTATATCGTAGTGTAAATTAGCTTTTCACTTTTACAGTGAAAGCTGGCAATGCTAGAAGTCCATCCTGAAAATAATCAAGCTATTGTAATGTATTACTCATGTACACATTTCTTGATAAATTTAtgatatctttattttacgatattcATCAATACACCTACCTATAGTTTTGTATGTACCTGAAAAGATCTTGTACGTGGCAAATTGTAgtacaattaattgtataacatataaaactgtaattttgtatagaaataaattaattaagaatctGATAGTAGTATACTTTCCAACAATAGCTGTAAATAAGCAAggaaagtatataaaaataaacatgtaAATATCAGTCTATTcagcatttctatttatatatagaaaaaatgagtttaataattttgtaatgattTTGGTccttttaaattgatatttacgtttaaataatcttaataatggtacttatttctattaaatgtGAGAAATTAAGCATAGTTAGTTCTTTAATAAGATTTGATTCATTATGAgtaagattatattattaaagttcataaaaagaatttttactggaattatttataggaaataaataaattttgcatgtAATAACGTCACAAAAGGAATCTTTTTTATGTTTCATgcattacataaaaatatgctGAGAAAACGTAATAGACTAATTTATACGATTGAAGATAATTTACAGAGGAGATAAGATTTACTCACACAGATGGAGAAGTTTGTTCATGGGTCACAGAGATAGGGACAGTAAGGGTCATCTGTTGACTCCTATGAACTCAGTTTACTTTTGTTGAGCTACTACTGCACACCATGAGGATTACAGGTACAGATAAAACCTCTTTATTCATAATTagaaggaaatatttaattacacttTACTACTAATAAATATGTCTTACTAATATATCACTGATACGATCGAAAATGAAtgtatacttatattaatatattcgttataacagtaaataaatatttacagttcataaaaacgattaaaaactgttaccgtaatttttatagttatattacatgtattttacagtaatataaattagtaagATTAATCTAAACGATTAAGAAATATtctatcaaaatattataatatataaaaattctcttacAGATGTTAATAATATGCTACAAGAGCTAATACGTAAATTGGGAGGAGCTATATTCGTACTACTTCTACTGTGCAACAACAATGTTGTATACATGTTATTTCAAACAGGAAAAGAGTACACTTATTCTTATACAGCACTTTCAAGTTCTGGTGTTTTACTACCAAATCATGCATCATCTTTGTGGGGATTTCATGGAAAACTTTTAATTCAATCAGAACGAAATATAACTACTATGCAggtatactttatttaaagctattatttaaatacgtaaaatgcagaaatattttgtttacttgcaaattgtttcaaatgatgcagttacaatatattatttttcttttaattagtTGGAATCATTGAAAATGACTGTATGGAATGGTAATACACAAGAGAAAGGCATTGATCATGATATTACTGATGAAGTAGCAGACCTTCTGAAACCATTTCAAATTACATATGGGAATGGTCTCATCGAAAATTTTAGCACGGTGGCTACTTCCCCTTGgtccataaatataaaacgaagtATTGCtggtatttttcaattagatCTTCTGAATTTGGAGAAGAATGTGGCTTTTCGTTCCACTGAAGTAAGtgttgtatacatatatttctaatagaaAGATTAACCAAATCTATAAGAAAGTTCCCCTGCAATATCTAGACGTAACGAAGTCATTATAACTGtctatattttagaaaaaccATTATGGCCAATGTGATATTGAATGCATTACTAATGCTCACGAAAACAATGACTGGGTGATAAGAAAATTCGTAGATCCTCGAACATGTATTGGTCATCCACATCGCACATGGTCTAATGTTCCTAAAATGTTGTGTCCTAATGGTGATCAAGTATGTACATGCATTGATATACAAAAAGTaactattgttttataaaccaatttaattgaacaagCTTGATGGTATCTTAGAATCCAATACTAAAATCCAGTGAAAGGATATACAATGTTAAAGCAGACAGaacattaaatgaaattatgtttattaatgcTACTGGGGGCATATATCTTCAACCTTTTCAAAGTTTTGGAGAAGCTCAGTTTCATTTTACAAGGTCAGATCAcggttttttatttttctaattactaAACCTAAATATCTAAACCTTCATTTTAACGTTTATTTCCTGTTATATAGACAAACATTCAAGTTAATTTCAGTAAAAGACacagcaaataaaatacctACTCATAATTTGCATTCCATGGCTCTTCAACATGAACTTCCAGAACTTGATCTTACTCAAGGTAGAGGCACACCTGACAAaactactatttttaaatctgtGAGTTCTTagtttaatatatcaatttataatttacttacaATTGTCATAAGTATACATACTGTaccatgtaataataataaatatacattgtagATAGGAACTTTATTAGATAGATTAAGCCAGAGACTTGAAAATCCAGGTTTGGATACAGAATCTGATAATCTACACAACAATACAATCTCTATCTTACTTTACTATCTCGGGATGTTAAATGTTGTTGATTTACGCACAGCCTACACTAAAATCTCAGGGACAAGTTACAAGGAAGAAACAATCCGGTATTTCTTCATACTATTTTTGCAGTTTTAGTATTTCATGCTTGATAAATTCATGTGTTCAATTGTATCATTATAGAAATATGTTCCTTGAAGCTCTTCCACAAGTTGGAACAACAGATGctgcattatttataatggaaGTAATCCAAGATACAAAAGTATCAGACATGTCTGCAATTCAACTTCTTACACAATTACCATTTCATATTCGAAAACCTGATGCTCAATTATTACACAATCTTCAAACACTTCTAAATTTGCCAGAAAAGATTTCTGCTGAAGTTCAAAATACTGCAATTCTCGCATACGGGACGTTGATCTTTAAAACATGTTCATTATATTGTCCATATGAAATTTTAGATGACTATGTGCGCCTTTATTTAGATAACTTTACaggtaaaaaattgttaattcctaaataattcgtttaacttttttttattatggaataaataattcacagtGGCACGGGAATACGAGAAGAAAATGATTTGGTTGGAAGGATTGGCTAATATACAATTAGGAAGAgtagttgaatttttaaaaccaATTGCAAGTGGTAATAATGCAGAATCACGACATTTTCGAGTTCTTGCAGCTTGGGCGTCCCTTCCAACAGCTCCATTAAGACCCGATGTTGTaagtattttctttaaattgattatataattaactgtTAAAAGTTCCAATTCTTAATTTACAGATTTATGAGGTTTATTGGCCAATTTTAATCAATAGAACTGAACATTTAGAAATGAGAGTAGCTGCATTAACACTGTTAATTGTTTCAAGTCCTACATCAAGCAGATTGATATCGTTGTACTGGTATATGCAAACCGAATCCAATCAACatctgtataattatttttatactacttTGAAGTCCATGAAACAAACAACGTATCCTTGTTACGTTCACATGTATGTAGATGTATCATTTGTGAAACTTTGTAGATTTATATCAAATAGTTCTTTCATGATAATAATTGCAGAGGGGTTATAGCTGCGCAATTTACAAGAGTACTTCGTGCACCACCAACAAATCAGTATTCAATTACCggcaattatatatttgactATCAagatatttacagaaaatttggAGCTATGATAAGTGGTATTGTTGTTGCTAATCCTTTGACCAACATACCTGAAGTATTATATGTGACTCTCAACACTTATGGAAgtgcaattaatataaatcagtTATCTGtaagttataatttttcaaattttttactaGACTCATACAAGTGTGAAGATTTAtctgttaattttgttttaaatcttTAAACACTTAATgcatatatagttatatataaaagGTGAAGGTCTTCTGCAATCATTATCGACATATTTTGATGGCCCGTCGCAAGTGAAAgatatattgaaacaattcaaaataaatcagAAGGACAGTGGTCCTGTACAT
Coding sequences within:
- the LOC144471563 gene encoding vitellogenin-4 isoform X1, giving the protein MRITDVNNMLQELIRKLGGAIFVLLLLCNNNVVYMLFQTGKEYTYSYTALSSSGVLLPNHASSLWGFHGKLLIQSERNITTMQLESLKMTVWNGNTQEKGIDHDITDEVADLLKPFQITYGNGLIENFSTVATSPWSINIKRSIAGIFQLDLLNLEKNVAFRSTEKNHYGQCDIECITNAHENNDWVIRKFVDPRTCIGHPHRTWSNVPKMLCPNGDQNPILKSSERIYNVKADRTLNEIMFINATGGIYLQPFQSFGEAQFHFTRQTFKLISVKDTANKIPTHNLHSMALQHELPELDLTQGRGTPDKTTIFKSIGTLLDRLSQRLENPGLDTESDNLHNNTISILLYYLGMLNVVDLRTAYTKISGTSYKEETIRNMFLEALPQVGTTDAALFIMEVIQDTKVSDMSAIQLLTQLPFHIRKPDAQLLHNLQTLLNLPEKISAEVQNTAILAYGTLIFKTCSLYCPYEILDDYVRLYLDNFTVAREYEKKMIWLEGLANIQLGRVVEFLKPIASGNNAESRHFRVLAAWASLPTAPLRPDVIYEVYWPILINRTEHLEMRVAALTLLIVSSPTSSRLISLYWYMQTESNQHLYNYFYTTLKSMKQTTYPCYVHIGVIAAQFTRVLRAPPTNQYSITGNYIFDYQDIYRKFGAMISGIVVANPLTNIPEVLYVTLNTYGSAININQLSLYIKGEGLLQSLSTYFDGPSQVKDILKQFKINQKDSGPVHLEVIARVQDKTVLCLHLNETNIVSGFKYLSSLPSKMYHIYQNVEFHINQQRVNVPVTIESVQVTDLGANARLAVTTTSLFSMRGNFTHTPNGRNNHVILRTSIHRTETIENYNPLIDVWHGAERAHSIHAYVPVNITLGFEDRPFISYNTPGEHLKMGFTVHVRTATNIRGANVKSKLLKICPNCSLLYIVKKTPTYEPEQVPLFQIELTELGSQVCAKLFDCETSILSEKVIRDIFSSHQANCPIWPFMQFALTALHFLDYYTYVPPKGSCGLAAYISTIDTERTQVRFEYIKGPNHHMLSLTRRSIESSQVLQQWNVAALYEITSWLTDTMKIKATKIVPGQKVFKFCLEAEKEIPWDWHFINIEPSEPAKIVLNAAWGLADTAKGKCTGSLLTLNLLGEVSKDQLQEAREAKWPYNECREQSKGKEFTPFTDVCYEASRELSTLRKYQVIAQHENMPEYLMKLAWRFRAFYDLIGGNSSSNYMSKEFKVTATFPKDREIGELTLNDDKVLIEYNYYFIDTFLTRTRIHKYMDWSFIKAFFGTCIVTPETIRSIHNVNYSFRNKREVLLLGQCYDENPKYAITARNDLYGVSINIYDELDTVRIIPDEIGGTLYNNTINIPLPQSYMFHALGSKKVRLDKNTIDMIVPNLYLYLHWTQQQVLLFFPTYLLEFSCGICTLQSSDSNNLYEQL
- the LOC144471563 gene encoding vitellogenin-4 isoform X2, producing the protein MRITDVNNMLQELIRKLGGAIFVLLLLCNNNVVYMLFQTGKEYTYSYTALSSSGVLLPNHASSLWGFHGKLLIQSERNITTMQLESLKMTVWNGNTQEKGIDHDITDEVADLLKPFQITYGNGLIENFSTVATSPWSINIKRSIAGIFQLDLLNLEKNVAFRSTEKNHYGQCDIECITNAHENNDWVIRKFVDPRTCIGHPHRTWSNVPKMLCPNGDQNPILKSSERIYNVKADRTLNEIMFINATGGIYLQPFQSFGEAQFHFTRQTFKLISVKDTANKIPTHNLHSMALQHELPELDLTQGRGTPDKTTIFKSIGTLLDRLSQRLENPGLDTESDNLHNNTISILLYYLGMLNVVDLRTAYTKISGTSYKEETIRNMFLEALPQVGTTDAALFIMEVIQDTKVSDMSAIQLLTQLPFHIRKPDAQLLHNLQTLLNLPEKISAEVQNTAILAYGTLIFKTCSLYCPYEILDDYVRLYLDNFTVAREYEKKMIWLEGLANIQLGRVVEFLKPIASGNNAESRHFRVLAAWASLPTAPLRPDVIYEVYWPILINRTEHLEMRVAALTLLIVSSPTSSRLISLYWYMQTESNQHLYNYFYTTLKSMKQTTYPCYVHIGVIAAQFTRVLRAPPTNQYSITGNYIFDYQDIYRKFGAMISGIVVANPLTNIPEVLYVTLNTYGSAININQLSLYIKGEGLLQSLSTYFDGPSQVKDILKQFKINQKDSGPVHLEVIARVQDKTVLCLHLNETNIVSGFKYLSSLPSKMYHIYQNVEFHINQQRVNVPVTIESVQVTDLGANARLAVTTTSLFSMRGNFTHTPNGRNNHVILRTSIHRTETIENYNPLIDVWHGAERAHSIHAYVPVNITLGFEDRPFISYNTPGEHLKMGFTVHVRTATNIRGANVKSKLLKICPNCSLLYIVKKTPTYEPEQVPLFQIELTELGSQVCAKLFDCETSILSEKVIRDIFSSHQANCPIWPFMQFALTALHFLDYYTYVPPKGSCGLAAYISTIDTERTQVRFEYIKGPNHHMLSLTRRSIESSQVLQQWNVAALYEITSWLTDTMKIKATKIVPGQKVFKFCLEAEKEIPWDWHFINIEPSEPAKIVLNAAWGLADTAKGKCTGSLLTLNLLGEVSKDQLQEAREAKWPYNECREQSKGKEFTPFTDVCYEASRELSTLRKYQVIAQHENMPEYLMKLAWRFRAFYDLIGGNSSSNYMSKEFKVTATFPKDREIGELTLNDDKVLIEYNYYFIDTFLTRTRIHKYMDWSFIKAFFELILFDYSTLPDLITSKFRHVYCNTRNYKINSQCELFISKQT
- the LOC144471563 gene encoding vitellogenin-4 isoform X3 → MRITDVNNMLQELIRKLGGAIFVLLLLCNNNVVYMLFQTGKEYTYSYTALSSSGVLLPNHASSLWGFHGKLLIQSERNITTMQLESLKMTVWNGNTQEKGIDHDITDEVADLLKPFQITYGNGLIENFSTVATSPWSINIKRSIAGIFQLDLLNLEKNVAFRSTEKNHYGQCDIECITNAHENNDWVIRKFVDPRTCIGHPHRTWSNVPKMLCPNGDQNPILKSSERIYNVKADRTLNEIMFINATGGIYLQPFQSFGEAQFHFTRQTFKLISVKDTANKIPTHNLHSMALQHELPELDLTQGRGTPDKTTIFKSIGTLLDRLSQRLENPGLDTESDNLHNNTISILLYYLGMLNVVDLRTAYTKISGTSYKEETIRNMFLEALPQVGTTDAALFIMEVIQDTKVSDMSAIQLLTQLPFHIRKPDAQLLHNLQTLLNLPEKISAEVQNTAILAYGTLIFKTCSLYCPYEILDDYVRLYLDNFTVAREYEKKMIWLEGLANIQLGRVVEFLKPIASGNNAESRHFRVLAAWASLPTAPLRPDVIYEVYWPILINRTEHLEMRVAALTLLIVSSPTSSRLISLYWYMQTESNQHLYNYFYTTLKSMKQTTYPCYVHIGVIAAQFTRVLRAPPTNQYSITGNYIFDYQDIYRKFGAMISGIVVANPLTNIPEVLYVTLNTYGSAININQLSLYIKGEGLLQSLSTYFDGPSQVKDILKQFKINQKDSGPVHLEVIARVQDKTVLCLHLNETNIVSGFKYLSSLPSKMYHIYQNVEFHINQQRVNVPVTIESVQVTDLGANARLAVTTTSLFSMRGNFTHTPNGRNNHVILRTSIHRTETIENYNPLIDVWHGAERAHSIHAYVPVNITLGFEDRPFISYNTPGEHLKMGFTVHVRTATNIRGANVKSKLLKICPNCSLLYIVKKTPTYEPEQVPLFQIELTELGSQVCAKLFDCETSILSEKVIRDIFSSHQANCPIWPFMQFALTALHFLDYYTYVPPKGSCGLAAYISTIDTERTQVRFEYIKGPNHHMLSLTRRSIESSQVLQQWNVAALYEITSWLTDTMKIKATKIVPGQKVFKFCLEAEKEIPWDWHFINIEPSEPAKIVLNAAWGLADTAKGKCTGSLLTLNLLGEVSKDQLQEAREAKWPYNECREQSKGKEFTPFTDVCYEASRELSTLRKYQVIAQHENMPEYLMKLAWRFRAFYDLIGGNSSSNYMSKEFKVTATFPKDREIGELTLNDDKVLIEYNYYFIDTFLTRTRIHKYMDWSFIKAFFVHYLT